CGTTAGGCAAGCTCAAGCCGAAAAATGCAAATGCGATCAATATATTCTCAATTTTCATAGTATTTTTTAAGGAGTTTTTTTGGGGGAAGGCGCTTATTGCGCGGCAGCTTCCCGCTCAGCCTGAACAGGTTTAATAGTGAGATTCGGCAAAGTGTTACCAGTATACAGGATGCACCACTGCCCCTGCTTCAAATTGTTGATTTGCACGACTCCATCACCAAGGTCTGTGAGTGTGCAAGCAAAGTCGCTCGCCACTTTGACGGTGCCGACCATATCTGTTTTCACGCTGCATGGCTCGCCAGCCAAACTTTCAATTTTTATAAATTTCGTCTGACGGTTTTCGCGCTTTGCTGAAACGAGGAAAGCTCCCTTCGCCCTAAAATCACTGTATGCCAAGTTATCCCAATCCGCATCGTCAGGCACCGCGGGAAAGACCCGTATAATATCATCCCCCCAACTCTGTAGCAACATTTCTTGAATAACACGATCCCCCAGGAAGGGGCCCTCTTCGACGTAAGCGGTATCATAAACCGCAAGGCGGGTTGTGTAGTTGCTCACGTCCGGATGATTTACATATCCCGTCTCGTGGGTAATCGACCAAAGGGCGTCATTACCGTCGCCGAACATCGCCCGCATAATTCCCCAAGCGGCATCGGCCATGCCCTGATCTTGAAAGCCTATTTTCTTATGATGCGCCAGCGTCTTGCGAATTACATCCACCTGTGCTGGATTATCAGGTGTATATTCGTAATACGGAAAGATCTGTAACTCATGTGAGTCGTGCCGATGAGCATGCTCCAACGGTGTATCTTTGCCGATCATAAACCCCTGCTCCGGATCGATCGGATAGTCGGTGAGCGTATTCAAGGTGATTTGGCAGTCTGCAGCTTCGGCATCAAGTCCCCCATAGCGCTTGTTGATTTTAATGATCGTATTACAGACCCAGCGCATCGTCGCTATACGGAAGGTGATATCTTCAAACTCGCGTATCTTTTTGCCATCGATTATCTGATGATATTCGGGGCTCGCTGCGGACTTAAAGTGCAGTTTCCCATCCTCCCCGGTAGACAGATCATGATGTTTCATCAAGTTATACGCCCCCTTCAACAAGGGGACCATCTTGTTGAGTAGCATATCTGAGTCCATCGTGCACTGATAACGCTCCCAGCTCAAACTGAGCAACCAGGCAAAACAATAGGCATCACGCCACTTCCCGCGAGCAAGATTCAGGGCCCCCATCCCACCCCAAGGAATTCCATATCCGTCACTTTCCTTATCGTAGAGATTTCCGCGCTGGTTCCACAGGCTGTTTAGCAACGAGTCGGCGAGTTCTGGGTGATTGGAGGTAAAGACATTACTGTATTGCTTCTGCGTATTCCAATTCGCCCAAACTCCGTTCCATTTCAGGTTCCGGTCAAACCATGGGCCGACTAGATCGATAATCACGGGCGCATCCTGCCGAGTCATGCAGCCGATCTTGTAGATCTGCATCCAATGAAACCATTCAAACTTGTGCGGAAGGGTCACAAAACTCTTCTGATAAAAATCGTGCCACCAGTTTTGGTGCTCTGCCTCAAGACGCGCCAATCCTTTGGCAACCGCATGATTAACGTTATCCACGGCCTCCTGCATCGCAGTGGACGCGCGGTAGGACATGGTCGTGCTGGCGTAAATGTAGGTCTTGTTACCTTCGTTAACGATGCGCCAGGCGGTTGCATGCTGGGATGCCGCAGGTTCGCCTTGAGTCGAATAGATCTTACTCACCGGCATGTCCTGCACGCTTACCTTACAGTTCTCAACCTCTGAGAGAATCGGATCGGGATATGCCACATAATGATCAACTGGCACCTTCGGAGCGGTGCCCGCCCATCCACGATTGTCCGGCACCCAGTCCCATTCGCACTTCACATCAGAGCGGCTCCGAGTCAGTTCAAAGACAATGACATCACTGTTCGCATCCGTAAACGCCCGGACCGACACGGCGCGATTACCGGTCGTGAGTTGCGCCTGCAACTGTGCATCCCACAAATCCAAGCGGCAGGTCCCTGTGGGTGTACCGTCAGTCATCTTTAACTTAAAGTAACCATTCGTCTTTCTTCGATTAAAGATCGATCGCACATCACACAAGTCGCCTCGACTCATCTCAAAGCGTATCTCCCCTGTTTCCGAATCCTGAATCAGATAGGTGCCTAGCATCCCATTGCCGATCATCGGCCCATGCTTCGGATGCGTTGGAAGTTCATCCCAGAGGGGATCTAAATTGCCAAGAAAGTCAGCCCAGTTCACGTCGACCACTACATCGGGTGTAACCGCCCTTGCTTGCATCATTCCTACAAAAAGAAAAGCAGTCAGCGCGAAACTACCGCCGCTGAGAAATCGAATTATATATTGCATTATTAATGAAGGCTGGACGATGGGGAAAACGCGTAGGAGCAGTCTGTTTCAAAATTTACTGCGATTTGGGCGGGACAGTTCATCTTTGTTAATGAATGGTCTAAACAATCTAAAATCGATTAAACCAAATAGAACTGTAATGAGCTTATGGGTTTTCTGCATACTACAGATCCCCAGTAAATTCGTCTAGTCACCTTATTAGGTGACAAGACGCTGGACCTTAGATAATAAGCAGACCCGAATGATAACAGGCTTCTCTTTATCAAGGGACACACGAACCTAAGCTGGCACTCGCACTGCCGGATTTCATCGCACTCAAACGCCATGGGGGCAGAAAAAAGCCGAGTTGCCATTAGAGAGGCAACTCGGCTACTAACTTCAAATATTCTTAGGTCTGATTATGAACGGCGACGACGCATCACGACTAAACCAAATACACACGCACCACCGACCAGCGCAAATGCACTAGGCTCAGGAATCACTGAGATCATACCTCCACCATCGTTGAAGAGCGCGGTGTAGTTCGCGTCGAGTGCAGTGAAATCTGCTACTGAATATGTGCCTGCTCCAATCGTATCACCCAAAAGGTTTAGCCCAGAGAAAGACAGATTTTCGTCTAAATTTAGCAAGCCACCTGAGACGATCGACAGACTAGCTGCAGTATCATGCGCATAATCGAAATCGAGCAAGCCACCACTCTGCACCGTTATCGTGCCAGTGAACGAGTTCGACGCATTCGATAAAGTAACTGAATTCCCAGCAACAAGGCTAGTAATATCGATATTACCCTCACCACTGATCGCGGATGCAAAAACAAGGTTACGGCCTGCTTGGGGACCTGCTTCAAACGTGCTAGTCGTCGCGCTGGTTAAGGTAATGCCGCCATTGAGTGTCATAGTGACATTCGCAGAACCATAACCTTGATTCGAAACGGTGCCACCTGACAAAATTAAATTACCAATAGTTGAGCTAACCGCTTTATGACTTAAGATTCCTTCAACAGTTAAGCTGTCACCCTGAAATGTCGTGCTGGGAGCTTGAACCGTGCGCACGGTAAATGCAGATCCCACGGTGTAGTCGTTACCTGAGGTTGCAGCGTTACCATCGCTCCAATCACCTCCAGTAAGCCACGATTCGCCAAAACTATTGGAGCCTACCATAGTGACAGGTGCGGCGTTAAGCGTAAACCCGATCAAGCAGGTTGCCGCTGCAAGTGCATAACGTATGTTTATTTTGTTTATCATATCTTTTCCTCAGTTTTTTGCGTCATTTTACACCACAGATATCTAGTCTATAGCATGCTAGTGGCTTGGGATAATTGTGTTAGTTTTGTTAAATCCGAATAACACATCACAGGCACCAAAATATCGTTTTTAATAAAACCCGTCTAGTCACCTAATTAGGTGACAGAGCATAGTCGCGATCTATCTGCAGGTCATTGCTGTGCCAGTAATGCACAAGTGGCACGGCCCGATTTGCAGAGCCACTCCATCGACCAACTCAAACAACAGCTTGATGACATTGAATCCGAACTCAAGAAATTGGCCCATATCAGCCTTCCCAGTTGAATCGAAAACGTAGGCTATCGCTCGTAGGCTCAAGACGCGTAGAATCATCCCCAATGGAGAGATATACTCCAATCGATCAATCATCTCTGAGCTGGCACGCTTTGCGGGATGAACTTAAATTCCAAAGGCTTTCGGGTGTTCTTGGATTTTCGGATTAATACGAGTTCACGTGATCGTGTGTGCGCGTAAAATCGATTAAATTGCAGTAACTCACCTGCGAGGCTAGTGAAAGTAACCGGAACCATGCCATCGTCGTCCAAAGACTGAGCAGACACCGTCGCTGTCTGCCCCGACTCCAATTCGGTCAATTCATTCCTGACCTTAACCAGCAATGCGGAATCGGTGAAATTCGAAAATTGAAATGAGCCCGGAGGGAAGCCTGCAAGCGAATCATCCAGACTTATTATACTCAGAGGCATCTCTGACTCCGCTTCCGCCGACATAATGATGAAGAGCATCTCTTGAGTTCCCGCAACTAGGGGCGTCGCACCGACCAATTTGTAAGACGGTTCGCTCGCAGCGTTTACATCTGGCACATACAGCTCAAAGACTTCACTCTTCTTTAAAGGATAGTCTTGAGATCGCTTTCCTTTTCTAAACGTAATCAGTTGATAGGATTGGCCATCTTTGTAATACAGCTCCTGCATCGGCAATCTATCCCAAATGAGACAGGTGAATTTTAATCCCGACGCGCCTGCTTCTAACTGAGCCGCAAATACTTGCGTGAACAATGGTAAACAAAGCGCAATGAGTAGGATGAGGCGATTCAAGTTTTTCATAACTTCTATTCAGCGAACTTTTGTGCTTTGGGCATATTTTGCGGGACAAACTTAAAATCAAATTTCTTTCGCAAGTCCTGAGATCTTAGAATAAACACCATCTCACGTGATCTTGCATGGGAATAAATTCGAGTGAAATGTAGTAGCTCACCTGCAGGACTACCAAATGCCACTGGAACCATGCCGCCATCCTCCGAGGATTGAGCATCTGTAACCGTAATCTTACCTGTCTCCAATTGAGTCACTTCATCCCTGACCTTCACCAACAATTTGGAACCAGTGAAATTAGCAAATCGAAAGGATCCGGGAGGGAAGCCCTCTAACGAATCATCCAAGGCTAATATACTCAGCGGCATGTCTGGTTTCCGCTCTAATGGAACCACGATAAAAAGAATTTGCTGCGTCCCCTCAACCAGTGGCGACGACCCCACTAGCTTGAAATACCGCTCACCCTCCTCATTCACTGCGGGCACAAACAATTCAAACACACTGGCGTTTCTAAAGTAATATTCTTGGGAGCGTTTCCCCTTCCTAAAAGTGATCGGCTTATAGGATTTCCCTTCTTTGTAATGTAAGTCCTCCATTGGCAGATCATCCCACATCAGGCAGGTAAATTTTAATCCCGATTCATTTGATTGCGCCACGGCGGACACAGCCAGAGTCGAGAGGAAACACAGAAAGACAACTAATTGACTGAAACGATGGGGGTGCATAAGTTCGATTTTAAAGATTCGTTTTAATTGAGCTCCTCGGGAGACAGCCACCTGAAACTCACAATTTTGAAGCGACGACCAAACTGGGAATTCAGAGCATTCAGGGAAGAGGCGGAGGCTGTCGCAGTGTAAGACAAGGGGTTGGCCAGCTCCTGATCCCATGGTTCGTTATTGGCTGCATCTGTATCCGGATCCACATATTCGGGCACCCGTTGCAACACCGCCTCACAGATTGCTTTGGAAAGGATGGTGCCCCCATCCAAAGAGCGGCGTTCGCCGTAGGCACGCACACGGAAAGTGTCTGAGCGGGCACTGAGACGTGGCGCGAGCGGTAGTAGCAAGTTCGCTTGAGTGATGTCTCCAGGTATGCCTGTCGTTGTTTTGCGGTCACCATTAGGAAGTGGATCGGGGAAATACTCAGCAAAAATGCTGCTGGTATAATCCGGCTCCACCCCTCCGGCGCCGCTTTGCACCGAACTGTTGATACCAGAAGCCTCGATCGCGGCTTGCAGAGCGCCCATGTAGTGCACATCGGTGGCGGAACTTCCTCCGACACGGTGATTCACAAAGTCGGACAAACTCATGAAGGGGCCGCGCAGCTTGACCTGATCAACAATAGCCTCGGCCAGATCTTGGATCTGACCATCGTCAAGCCGAGACAAGCCCGACCAGTAATTACCCGCACCGCTATCGAATGCTGGCGTTGGGCCTGCAGGAAATGGGACTCCGTTGGTGGTGTCGCTGCCAGAACCAGCATAGTCCACGTCAAGGTTTCGATTGGCTCGCAATAGCGCAGCCCACGCCTCCACCGAGGTAGAGTTCACATTGAATTGACCGTCAATCAGACTATAAGCACCCATTTTCAGGTAGCCCTTGCCATTCGTCGTATCATCTAGCTGATCAATGACTTCGGCAACGGTCGTTCCCTCGGGCAAATAGGGTCGCAAAACGGGATTCGCATTGGCCGAACGGTAGTCGGCGCTGAAGAACTTTGTCAGCGTATCGCGGAGCGTACCAGTCGCGGAATAGCCAGTAGAAGAAATGCTATAATCCGGCGCGATGCCCGAAAGGTAGTATCGGTCAAAGAGCGCGTCATTCAGCAACCAAGACGCGTCGGCAGCAGTCACTTCACCAGCGTTGTCTCCATCTTCTAATTTCCCATACGGCGAGACCGGCTCAATCAATACGCTGGCCCATGAGTTGCCTACGGCGTGGAATGCCTCTGAGGTTTTCGTGGTGAGCGCAGCGTGTGAAAACTGAGCCATTGAAAACAGTGGGCTCGACGGGATGTCATTAGTGGGTAGGTGCGTGGATCCATAATCTTCAAAACTAGTGCCCCAATAGGCGTTGCGAATGTTCGGCGGAAAATCAAAACCCATTTCGTCGATGAGCGTGTTGAACCCACCGTCCATACAACGCGCTCGGAACGTATAGTTCGGATCACATCTGCGATTGAATGAACGCTCGTTGCCTCCCAAGGATGCCGGATTGAATTGCGTAAGAATCTCCACTGGCATGGTGGAGTCGGCAGGCAGGGCCAAATACGCGGTGGCTCCAAATGGACTCTTCAAACTAAGCTCCGAATCGCTGAAGGTGACGCCATCGGGTGCCAGCTCGATATCGTAATAGGAGTCGTAGCTAAGGGTGCTCGGCAACAGGGGCACCCAAAAGTCAATGGCTTGAATTTGATCCCCCCAATTATTCCTGTTGCTGAGTTGATTGGCAGCCGTAACTCCACTAGGAGGCAGGCCGGTATGGGTTCTATTTGACCATGCAAAGTATGCGCTGCCAACTCCGAGGGTGGCCGTCACCGTATCACCCGGCGCGAGTGGGACGGTTTCAAATGAAGGACTTTTATTATTACCGATGGGAAACCTCCTAATCGTCAATCCCGAGGTATTGGTAGGCCCTCCACCGATAACCAAACCACTATTCTTGTTGGTATCTCCTGGAGGAGGTGATGCAGAAACGACCTCTCCTGGTGCTAACGTTAAATTCGAGAGCAGATAGGTAATATTATAGCTAGCACCTGAAGAGCCGACATAGGCGCTAAAGTTTCTGGGGCCGTAGGTATTCTTGGTGCTGCCGTCAGCCGCCTTAACTTCAAATTTGAGCGTGCCAGAAAAACCTTTTTCCATACAAACAGCGAATGTATCGGCTTTAATCGTGCGGTTGTATGGGTTCCATAAGTAAAAAACCGGATCCGCGATTAACTCCAAAAATCCAGCGTTATTCTTTAAGCTATAGTAACAAACGGAACCTAACAAGACCGGTGCGTAGTTGGATCTCGCGGGCCGATAAATGTATCTCAGATCCATACTCATTTCGCAATTCCAGGCATTTCTTCCAGAGTTGCTCCGGTCAACCAGGGTTTTCTCTGTCCGACATAACTCACCTAAGGTATGATTTAAATCAAAACTTGAATCAATATTCCGCACAGACAGATTAGGGTAATGCGCCCGAGCATTCATTGTGTAATTCCCACTCGAACCCTCCAAGCGTTTATACAAATTGGCATAATCACGTAGCGCCCACCAGGTCGGCCCCCTCACTGAGGCCCAATGAGGGCTCACGTAGGAATTCGCGATGTCACTGGAAAAGAGCGAACCAGAGCTCGATGTATCACGATACAGAAAGCGTTCATACACCCCGCGCATCCCTTTGGCCAGTTGCGGCGAGGCCAACCGGTCACTGCCGCCGACAAACTCACCGTCCTGTGCGCTGAATAACGTAGGAAAGGAAGTCGCGGATACATCCGCCTCACCATCCATTTCAAAAGCCAAGCTTAAGTCACGGCGGAGGCCACCGAGTTTCACATCGGCCATCACTCCCCTGCTACCCCAGGTGACGTTGGCTTGCGCATCCTGCAGCCAAGCAGCCGCGTCCACTCCATTGGTCATCGTGCTGGTAATACTTTCAACATCACTAAGCTTTAAAATACCGTCTGCTATTAAGGTAGTGCTGTCACTGCTTAGTGGATACGTAATAGTATCGAACGGCCCAGTCGCACCGGAACCATTCAAAGCGCCATAATCCGGCCCAGGGGCAGCCGTTAGACGAGACGCTTGGTAGCGCTCGGCACTTAGGTTACTAGGCGCAAGCTCGTTCCATGATAAATCGGCCTTCAGGCTTTCGTCTTCAACTGCAAAGGCGAAAGCCGTAGTGCCGCCATCCGTCGCATCCACCCGCACTTTTTCGACCTGCACATAGGTCTTGTTGCCGTTGGCATCGGCTGTCGCTCGTGTCGACAAAACAACTAAATCGCTCGGATCATTTGTATTCACGTCGGTTGCCACATCGTCTAGCGTGGTGGGCAACTCAAACTGCCCTGTCGTGTCGTTGGCACTGGAGACCAGCCAACCGACAAGCTCGCGCTCATTGGGAGCTTTAGGACTATAGCTAGCTGTGTCCGTTGAGACGGTGTCCGACTTCCAGACACCTGTCCATGAACTTTGGCCTGCAACGGGACTAACGCTCGCCCCAGTTGCGCTCGAACCATCCGGATTAGTGCTTACATGCGCATTGTTTGCATCACCAAGAATCGCGGCAGCAGCCGTCACTCGTTGATCCGGCCCCGCGACTTCCTGCAACTTACCAATCGCAATGTTGAGGCTCAGCAACGCAGCCTGCTCCGCCTCTAAACGATGTTTATGCGTTTGCGCGCTCTGAGACTCGACTTGCACCAGAGTAGTTATCGACAAAAGCAAGAGTAGCACAAAAGCCATCAAACTGAGGGCGATGACGATGGCGAAGCCAGAATTACGAGTGGATTTCATAGTGGTGTAGCTGCGTGCTTCAGCCGCAGTTCCGATTGTAAGTTGTGGATAGCGCACCAAACGCGGGCTAAAGCACCGCGCTACGCTGGATAGCGCACCATTGACAAATACCTTAAGCATACCTCGTTATTAACGCTCCTTCTTAAAACCTTTCACGACTTCTTCATAGCGGCTGTTAAGCCCAAAGATGTTGGCACTCTTCACAGACGATTTTACAGGATGGATCGCGGCCAGATCGGTGCCTGCAACGGTCGCCCTCAGTGAGGTATCGGCAGGCAGCTCTACCTGATAAAAGCCATCCGCATTCGTCCGCAGCGAGACGGATTGTACGATGCCCCCAGAGTCGATAATGGCGAATTGAGGATCGAGCATTTCCATTTTAAATGTCAGTTG
The nucleotide sequence above comes from Coraliomargarita algicola. Encoded proteins:
- a CDS encoding PEP-CTERM sorting domain-containing protein (PEP-CTERM proteins occur, often in large numbers, in the proteomes of bacteria that also encode an exosortase, a predicted intramembrane cysteine proteinase. The presence of a PEP-CTERM domain at a protein's C-terminus predicts cleavage within the sorting domain, followed by covalent anchoring to some some component of the (usually Gram-negative) cell surface. Many PEP-CTERM proteins exhibit an unusual sequence composition that includes large numbers of potential glycosylation sites. Expression of one such protein has been shown restore the ability of a bacterium to form floc, a type of biofilm.); the encoded protein is MINKINIRYALAAATCLIGFTLNAAPVTMVGSNSFGESWLTGGDWSDGNAATSGNDYTVGSAFTVRTVQAPSTTFQGDSLTVEGILSHKAVSSTIGNLILSGGTVSNQGYGSANVTMTLNGGITLTSATTSTFEAGPQAGRNLVFASAISGEGNIDITSLVAGNSVTLSNASNSFTGTITVQSGGLLDFDYAHDTAASLSIVSGGLLNLDENLSFSGLNLLGDTIGAGTYSVADFTALDANYTALFNDGGGMISVIPEPSAFALVGGACVFGLVVMRRRRS
- a CDS encoding glycosyl hydrolase family 95 catalytic domain-containing protein, translating into MQYIIRFLSGGSFALTAFLFVGMMQARAVTPDVVVDVNWADFLGNLDPLWDELPTHPKHGPMIGNGMLGTYLIQDSETGEIRFEMSRGDLCDVRSIFNRRKTNGYFKLKMTDGTPTGTCRLDLWDAQLQAQLTTGNRAVSVRAFTDANSDVIVFELTRSRSDVKCEWDWVPDNRGWAGTAPKVPVDHYVAYPDPILSEVENCKVSVQDMPVSKIYSTQGEPAASQHATAWRIVNEGNKTYIYASTTMSYRASTAMQEAVDNVNHAVAKGLARLEAEHQNWWHDFYQKSFVTLPHKFEWFHWMQIYKIGCMTRQDAPVIIDLVGPWFDRNLKWNGVWANWNTQKQYSNVFTSNHPELADSLLNSLWNQRGNLYDKESDGYGIPWGGMGALNLARGKWRDAYCFAWLLSLSWERYQCTMDSDMLLNKMVPLLKGAYNLMKHHDLSTGEDGKLHFKSAASPEYHQIIDGKKIREFEDITFRIATMRWVCNTIIKINKRYGGLDAEAADCQITLNTLTDYPIDPEQGFMIGKDTPLEHAHRHDSHELQIFPYYEYTPDNPAQVDVIRKTLAHHKKIGFQDQGMADAAWGIMRAMFGDGNDALWSITHETGYVNHPDVSNYTTRLAVYDTAYVEEGPFLGDRVIQEMLLQSWGDDIIRVFPAVPDDADWDNLAYSDFRAKGAFLVSAKRENRQTKFIKIESLAGEPCSVKTDMVGTVKVASDFACTLTDLGDGVVQINNLKQGQWCILYTGNTLPNLTIKPVQAEREAAAQ